One Lucilia cuprina isolate Lc7/37 chromosome 4, ASM2204524v1, whole genome shotgun sequence DNA segment encodes these proteins:
- the LOC124419841 gene encoding uncharacterized protein LOC124419841 yields the protein MMKLYIGLSKLNNGKNIYKNKNLENINIDDAKKDPDMFALKVLWVLHYWLSPTGKYMRKNVFGKKEMSRFTTKDSQETFLFMGSTMQAVQDHMDFIQGECI from the exons ATGATGAAATTGTATATTGGCCTTTCTAAGCTAAATAATgggaaaaacatttataaaaataagaatttggAAAACATTAATATTGATGACGCTAAAAAag atccTGATATGTTTGCCCTTAAAGTGTTATGGGTATTACACTATTGGCTTAGCCCAACTGGAAAATACATGCGGAAAAATGTGTTCGGTAAAAAAGAGATGTCACGCTTCACTACCAAAGACTCGCAGGAGACATTTCTTTTCATGGGAAGTACCATGCAAGCAGTGCAAGACCATATGGATTTCATCCAGGGTGAATGTATATAA